Proteins from a genomic interval of Bifidobacterium longum subsp. infantis ATCC 15697 = JCM 1222 = DSM 20088:
- a CDS encoding ParA family protein — protein MPTDLLGREYETFPAPEPLQQHGPARVIAMCNQKGGVGKTTSSINIAGALAQYGRRVLIVDFDPQGAATVGLGVNANTVENTIYTALFDISVDPHDVVQHTAFENIDVIPANIDLSAAEVQLVTEVGREQILNSVLRKLKSEYDLIIVDCQPSLGLLTVNALAAADGVIIPVAAEFFALRGVALLMQSIEKVQSRINPALEVDGVLITMYTKTLHCEEVCQRIYEAFSEKVFHTFISRSIKLPDSTVAAAPVVVYAPEHKTSKEYREVARELIARGIVA, from the coding sequence ATGCCTACCGATTTGCTTGGACGTGAATACGAAACCTTCCCCGCACCCGAACCGCTGCAACAGCACGGTCCGGCGCGCGTCATTGCCATGTGCAACCAGAAGGGCGGCGTAGGTAAGACCACCAGCTCCATCAATATCGCCGGTGCGTTGGCCCAGTATGGCCGCCGCGTGCTTATCGTCGATTTCGATCCGCAGGGCGCCGCCACTGTGGGACTGGGCGTCAACGCGAATACCGTGGAGAACACGATTTACACCGCGCTGTTCGATATTTCCGTGGATCCACATGATGTGGTGCAGCACACCGCATTCGAGAACATCGATGTGATTCCGGCGAACATCGATTTGTCCGCCGCCGAGGTCCAACTGGTCACCGAAGTGGGCCGAGAGCAGATCCTGAACAGCGTGCTGCGCAAGCTCAAGTCGGAATACGATCTCATCATCGTCGACTGCCAGCCATCGCTCGGCCTGCTCACCGTGAACGCGCTTGCCGCAGCTGATGGCGTGATCATTCCCGTGGCCGCCGAATTCTTCGCCTTGCGCGGTGTGGCCCTGCTGATGCAGTCCATCGAAAAAGTGCAGTCCCGCATCAATCCCGCATTGGAAGTGGACGGCGTGCTCATCACCATGTACACCAAGACACTGCACTGCGAAGAGGTCTGCCAGCGCATTTACGAGGCGTTCAGCGAAAAGGTGTTCCACACGTTCATCTCCCGCTCCATCAAACTGCCCGATTCCACGGTTGCCGCCGCGCCCGTGGTGGTCTATGCACCTGAGCACAAGACATCAAAGGAATACCGTGAGGTGGCACGTGAGCTCATTGCTCGCGGCATCGTGGCGTAA
- a CDS encoding segregation and condensation protein A: MNETSLSRIPSLREAGSRSEAEGSSAEAEISTEESATSGFQVNLEVYSGPFDALLGMIANNKLELTEVSLSSITEEFLTYVRGLDFTKNMDEASAFLDIASILVEAKSVAILPGSEDSQHDEQSLEALRERDLLFARLLQYRAYKQAAGDFRARIAANSGRFPHPAAMDEGIAAMLPELVWTLTPLELAQLAAQVIANAPASEVSIHQLHVPLVDLRAQSLVVRDRLIAALEFKGDQSMSFSELTRDCTSRIEVVARFMAVLVFFKQGVLQYQQDGPFAELHLRWVPGVDETMSDVNISEGDFA, translated from the coding sequence ATGAATGAGACTTCCCTTTCTCGGATCCCCTCTCTGAGGGAAGCTGGCTCGCGTAGCGAGGCTGAGGGGAGCTCCGCGGAAGCCGAAATCAGCACGGAGGAATCCGCCACCTCCGGCTTCCAAGTCAACCTCGAAGTCTATTCCGGTCCGTTCGATGCCTTGCTCGGCATGATCGCCAACAACAAACTCGAGCTGACCGAAGTTTCTCTCTCCTCGATCACCGAGGAATTCCTGACATACGTGCGGGGGCTCGATTTCACGAAAAACATGGATGAGGCCAGCGCCTTTCTCGATATCGCCTCTATTCTGGTCGAGGCCAAAAGCGTGGCGATTCTGCCCGGCAGCGAAGACAGCCAGCACGATGAGCAAAGCCTTGAAGCACTGCGCGAACGCGATTTGCTGTTCGCCCGACTCCTCCAATACCGCGCCTACAAGCAGGCCGCAGGTGACTTCCGGGCGCGTATCGCCGCCAACTCCGGCCGATTCCCGCACCCGGCGGCCATGGACGAGGGCATTGCCGCCATGCTGCCTGAGCTGGTATGGACGCTGACCCCGCTCGAACTCGCCCAACTGGCCGCCCAGGTCATCGCCAACGCGCCCGCCTCCGAAGTATCGATTCACCAGCTGCACGTGCCGCTGGTCGATCTGCGGGCCCAATCGCTGGTGGTGCGCGACCGACTGATCGCGGCACTGGAATTCAAGGGAGACCAGTCGATGTCGTTCAGCGAATTGACCCGGGACTGCACTTCTCGTATTGAGGTGGTGGCTCGGTTCATGGCCGTGCTCGTGTTCTTCAAACAAGGTGTGCTGCAGTATCAGCAAGATGGTCCGTTTGCCGAACTGCATCTGAGGTGGGTGCCCGGCGTAGACGAAACGATGAGCGACGTGAACATTTCCGAAGGCGATTTTGCGTAA
- the scpB gene encoding SMC-Scp complex subunit ScpB: MTERIDATNATEHMADTESTAGSAKAAVRGVEEARPQYVDFTVDVFPGGLPACLEAILMVSDQPQTATELARILALDRNTVEGALQALHDDYEGDESRGIRPRGFELRRTARGWQFASRAAFEPVVSLFVTDGQTARLSQAALEALAIVAYRQPVTRAQVAAIRGVNSDGVIRSLTVRGLIKEDGVDPESRAALLVTSEFFLDQMGLKSLDELPSLAPFLPPVAEMTQSKSEDADVIS; the protein is encoded by the coding sequence GTGACTGAGCGGATTGACGCAACGAATGCAACCGAACACATGGCGGATACGGAATCGACGGCTGGATCCGCAAAGGCCGCGGTGAGGGGAGTGGAGGAGGCGCGTCCCCAATACGTGGATTTCACGGTAGACGTTTTTCCCGGCGGGCTGCCCGCATGTCTGGAAGCGATTCTGATGGTCTCCGACCAGCCGCAGACCGCCACCGAGCTGGCCCGTATTTTGGCATTGGACCGCAACACAGTCGAAGGGGCATTGCAAGCCCTGCACGATGACTATGAGGGCGATGAATCCCGTGGCATCCGCCCGCGCGGCTTCGAACTGCGCCGCACCGCTCGTGGCTGGCAGTTCGCCAGTCGCGCCGCGTTCGAGCCGGTCGTCTCATTATTCGTCACCGACGGCCAGACTGCGAGACTCAGTCAGGCCGCACTGGAGGCGCTTGCCATCGTGGCCTATCGCCAGCCCGTCACCCGAGCCCAAGTGGCCGCGATCCGCGGTGTCAACTCCGATGGCGTGATTCGCTCGCTCACGGTACGCGGCCTTATCAAGGAAGACGGCGTGGACCCCGAATCCCGCGCGGCCCTTTTGGTCACCTCCGAGTTCTTCCTCGACCAAATGGGACTGAAGAGTCTCGACGAACTACCCTCCCTGGCGCCGTTCCTCCCGCCCGTCGCCGAAATGACACAGTCGAAATCGGAAGACGCGGACGTGATTTCGTAG
- a CDS encoding NUDIX hydrolase has protein sequence MGFGNVSERRSAPPQVGVSVVILALGPKGDTGNSAADSGNAANSAHSRLWLPLVKRVRQPFLGCWALPGGDLRSDRSLEQSAYAALESTTDLHPRYLEQLYTFGGPTRSHGGLPMVSVVYWALVGQTEAAGFEDGDNVRWFPEDELPELAFDHRQIIDYALLRLRSKIEYSDVATRLLGPTFTLRQLHGVYEAIGGETLDLANFRRKMLASGDLEDTGEKVREGRQRPATVYRYIPKRLVENGTPHESDGDDIVELSRQGEREDALDALIPSARI, from the coding sequence ATGGGATTCGGCAATGTGTCCGAGCGCCGCAGCGCACCGCCACAGGTCGGCGTGTCAGTGGTGATTCTGGCACTCGGCCCGAAAGGCGATACCGGCAACAGTGCCGCCGATTCCGGCAACGCCGCGAACTCGGCCCATTCCCGTCTCTGGTTGCCCTTGGTCAAGCGCGTCCGTCAGCCGTTCCTGGGCTGCTGGGCATTGCCCGGCGGCGACCTGCGCTCCGACCGGTCGTTGGAACAGTCTGCCTACGCGGCCCTCGAATCGACCACAGACCTGCACCCGCGATACCTCGAACAGCTGTACACCTTTGGAGGCCCGACCCGGTCTCATGGCGGATTACCCATGGTATCCGTCGTGTACTGGGCGCTCGTCGGCCAGACCGAGGCCGCGGGCTTCGAGGATGGTGACAACGTACGATGGTTCCCCGAAGACGAACTGCCCGAGCTGGCGTTCGACCATCGCCAGATCATCGACTACGCGCTGCTCCGCCTGCGCTCCAAAATCGAATACTCCGACGTGGCCACCCGACTGCTCGGCCCCACGTTCACCCTGCGCCAACTGCACGGCGTCTATGAGGCGATTGGCGGCGAAACCCTCGACTTGGCGAACTTCCGCCGCAAAATGCTTGCCTCGGGAGATCTTGAAGACACCGGGGAGAAGGTGCGCGAAGGCCGCCAACGACCGGCCACCGTCTACCGCTACATCCCCAAACGACTTGTCGAGAACGGTACGCCCCACGAATCCGATGGCGACGACATCGTGGAACTGTCCAGACAAGGCGAGCGTGAAGACGCTCTCGACGCGCTGATCCCATCCGCGCGCATCTGA
- the nadA gene encoding quinolinate synthase NadA, with translation MTALSTAPSVDEIIAKLGAQSTCDAGLTQDPWHFDTTTPSYGPGASMLDRLPANAPRQQVLPDEYRKASDEELQQRITDAKQRLGSKLLILGHFYQRDEIIKHADFVGDSFQLAKNATERPDADHIVFCGVHFMAETADILSTPEQSVTLPNLSAGCSMADMANIDQVQECWDQLGEICGTQPDSDGLQQIIPVTYMNSSAALKAFCGRNGGIVCTSSNAHAVLEWAFARGKRVLFFPDQHLGRNTARAMGIPLNEMPLWDPFKAQGGAADPADYARAKMILWKGFCSVHQRFTVEQVERARKAYPGVKVIVHPECSMQVVDAADGTGSTAYIVKEIANAPAGSAIAVGTEINLVNRLAAQYPDKTVFCLDPVVCPCSTMYRIHPAYLAWALENLEAGNVVNRITVDEDTAREAKVALERMLRVHP, from the coding sequence ATGACCGCACTATCCACTGCGCCGTCCGTTGACGAGATCATCGCCAAGCTGGGCGCGCAAAGCACCTGCGATGCAGGACTGACCCAGGACCCATGGCACTTCGACACCACCACACCCAGCTACGGTCCCGGTGCCTCGATGCTCGACCGTCTGCCCGCCAACGCGCCGCGTCAGCAGGTGCTGCCGGACGAATACCGCAAGGCCTCCGACGAGGAGCTGCAGCAGCGCATCACCGACGCCAAGCAGCGTCTTGGCTCCAAACTGTTGATTCTGGGCCACTTCTACCAGCGTGACGAGATCATCAAGCACGCCGATTTCGTGGGCGACTCCTTCCAGCTGGCCAAGAACGCCACCGAACGCCCGGACGCCGACCACATCGTGTTCTGCGGCGTGCACTTCATGGCCGAAACCGCCGACATCCTCTCCACGCCCGAACAGAGCGTGACCCTGCCCAACCTGTCCGCCGGCTGCTCGATGGCCGATATGGCCAACATCGACCAGGTCCAGGAATGCTGGGACCAGCTCGGCGAGATCTGCGGCACCCAGCCGGACTCCGATGGCTTGCAGCAGATCATCCCGGTCACCTACATGAACTCATCCGCCGCGCTGAAGGCGTTCTGCGGACGCAACGGCGGCATCGTATGCACCTCGTCCAATGCGCACGCCGTGCTGGAATGGGCGTTCGCCCGCGGCAAGCGCGTGCTGTTCTTCCCGGACCAGCATCTGGGCCGCAATACCGCCCGCGCGATGGGCATTCCGCTGAACGAGATGCCGCTGTGGGATCCGTTCAAGGCACAGGGCGGCGCCGCCGATCCGGCCGACTACGCCCGCGCCAAGATGATTCTGTGGAAGGGCTTCTGCTCTGTGCACCAGCGCTTCACCGTCGAACAGGTCGAACGCGCCCGCAAGGCATACCCGGGCGTCAAGGTGATCGTGCACCCCGAGTGCTCGATGCAGGTGGTCGACGCCGCCGACGGCACTGGCTCCACCGCGTACATCGTCAAGGAGATTGCCAACGCACCCGCCGGATCCGCCATCGCCGTGGGCACCGAAATCAACCTGGTGAACCGTCTGGCCGCGCAGTACCCGGACAAGACCGTGTTCTGCCTGGACCCCGTGGTCTGCCCCTGCTCCACGATGTACCGCATCCACCCGGCTTACCTGGCTTGGGCTTTGGAGAACCTCGAAGCCGGCAACGTGGTCAATCGCATCACCGTGGACGAAGACACCGCCCGCGAAGCCAAGGTGGCGCTGGAGCGCATGCTGCGCGTTCACCCGTGA
- the nadB gene encoding L-aspartate oxidase, whose protein sequence is MSNTEIVVVGAGVAGLSAALAVAGTGHDVTLVTKAELVESNTYHAQGGIAAAIFSDDDPKLHAADTMAAGHGLCDPKAVDILTREGAERVREFAAAGVHFDRDAQGHMLRGLEAAHSRARVVHAGGDATGKVLELDVSAMVRKNPRIHIIENAFLKDLIVRDGHIAGVRLLIDGQDKDLSADRVILAAGGAGRMYPYTTNPPVATADGLAAAWRAGAQVADLEFYQFHPTAMAVGEHFLVSEAVRGEGAVLLDEHGHRYMRDIDPRAELAPRDVVARENFRVMQAQGGKPVMLDVSPMTRENPDLASFLAHRFPTIDAYTRSLGFDWSKEPIPVAPAAHYYMGGIRTDLNARTSIPGLYAAGECARTGVMGSNRLASNSLLEGLVYGRRAGLAAVADGDDAVWAPEPFLNSATGAVFDHAPIALAAPAATAAADDTAADKVWDRTRIQNTMWHGVGVLRDEAGLKTAIAELGQGLAAANAQADVNADGAASSVEALENRNMLTVGYVAAIAALARTESRGAHARTDYSEPVDNWAHSVAYIKD, encoded by the coding sequence ATGAGCAACACTGAAATCGTCGTCGTGGGCGCAGGCGTCGCCGGACTGTCCGCGGCACTGGCCGTGGCCGGCACCGGACACGACGTGACCTTGGTAACCAAGGCCGAACTGGTGGAATCGAACACCTATCATGCGCAGGGCGGCATCGCTGCGGCCATCTTCTCCGACGACGACCCGAAGCTGCACGCCGCCGACACCATGGCCGCGGGCCACGGCCTGTGCGACCCGAAGGCCGTGGACATCCTCACCCGTGAGGGTGCGGAGCGCGTCCGCGAGTTCGCCGCGGCCGGCGTCCACTTCGACCGCGACGCGCAGGGACACATGCTGCGCGGCCTGGAAGCGGCTCATTCGCGCGCCCGCGTGGTGCATGCCGGGGGAGACGCCACCGGCAAAGTGCTCGAACTGGACGTCTCCGCCATGGTGCGCAAGAACCCGCGCATCCACATCATCGAGAACGCATTCCTCAAAGACCTCATCGTGCGGGACGGCCACATCGCCGGCGTCCGCCTGCTGATCGACGGGCAGGACAAGGATCTGTCCGCCGACCGGGTGATCTTGGCCGCCGGTGGAGCAGGCCGTATGTACCCGTACACCACCAATCCGCCGGTCGCCACCGCGGACGGCCTCGCCGCCGCATGGCGTGCGGGCGCCCAGGTCGCCGATCTGGAGTTCTACCAGTTCCATCCCACCGCCATGGCCGTGGGCGAGCACTTCCTCGTCTCCGAAGCCGTGCGCGGCGAAGGCGCGGTGCTGCTGGACGAACACGGCCACCGGTACATGAGGGACATCGATCCGCGCGCCGAACTCGCACCGCGCGACGTCGTGGCCCGCGAGAACTTCCGCGTGATGCAGGCGCAAGGCGGCAAGCCCGTGATGCTCGACGTGTCGCCGATGACCCGCGAGAACCCCGACCTGGCCAGCTTCCTGGCCCACCGATTCCCGACCATCGACGCCTATACGCGTTCGCTTGGCTTCGACTGGAGCAAGGAGCCGATCCCGGTGGCGCCCGCCGCGCACTACTACATGGGAGGCATTCGCACCGATCTGAACGCCCGGACCTCCATCCCCGGCCTGTACGCGGCCGGCGAATGCGCCCGCACCGGTGTCATGGGCTCCAACCGCCTTGCCTCCAACTCGCTGCTCGAAGGACTTGTCTACGGACGCCGCGCCGGTCTTGCCGCCGTCGCGGACGGTGACGACGCGGTCTGGGCACCCGAACCGTTCCTGAACTCCGCCACCGGTGCCGTGTTCGACCATGCGCCGATCGCGCTGGCCGCTCCTGCCGCTACGGCTGCTGCTGACGATACCGCCGCCGACAAGGTCTGGGACCGTACCCGCATCCAGAACACCATGTGGCATGGCGTCGGCGTGCTGCGCGACGAGGCCGGACTGAAAACCGCCATCGCCGAACTCGGCCAAGGCCTCGCCGCCGCAAACGCCCAGGCTGATGTAAACGCCGATGGTGCTGCAAGCAGCGTTGAGGCTTTGGAGAACCGCAACATGCTCACCGTAGGCTATGTGGCCGCCATCGCCGCGCTCGCCCGCACCGAGTCGAGAGGCGCCCACGCCCGCACCGACTACAGCGAGCCAGTCGACAACTGGGCCCACTCCGTCGCCTACATCAAGGACTAA
- the nadC gene encoding carboxylating nicotinate-nucleotide diphosphorylase, giving the protein MLTSHIIRVAVEAALAEDAPYGDITCETTIPADETGSAHLTARENGVMSGIDVFAAAFAAQNPAVTVTAAIKDGKRFQRGQVLATVEGPVRDLLTAERIALNFTQRMSGIATMTAAFVDAVNAIYGDDYDGPVTRPRRYERTRIVDTRKTTPGLRPFEKYAVVCGGGHNHRYGLSDAVMMKDNHLAALAARGIDLAGAIRHVREQVGHTTHIEVEVDRLDQIPAVLAGGADTIMLDNFSLDDTRRGVELIDGKAIVEASGNMSLERVPAVAATGVDVISVGALTHSVRSIDLGLDWN; this is encoded by the coding sequence ATGCTCACATCACACATCATCCGCGTCGCCGTCGAAGCGGCGCTCGCCGAAGACGCGCCCTACGGCGACATCACCTGCGAGACCACCATCCCCGCGGACGAAACCGGCTCGGCCCACCTCACCGCACGCGAAAACGGCGTGATGAGCGGCATCGACGTGTTCGCCGCAGCCTTCGCCGCGCAGAACCCGGCCGTCACCGTCACCGCCGCCATCAAGGACGGCAAACGATTCCAGCGTGGCCAGGTACTCGCCACCGTGGAAGGTCCGGTACGCGACCTGCTCACCGCCGAGCGCATCGCCCTCAACTTCACCCAGCGCATGAGCGGCATCGCCACCATGACCGCCGCCTTCGTGGACGCGGTGAACGCCATCTACGGCGATGACTATGACGGACCCGTCACCCGGCCACGCCGCTACGAGCGCACCCGCATCGTCGATACGCGCAAAACCACGCCCGGCCTGCGCCCGTTCGAGAAATACGCCGTGGTCTGTGGCGGTGGCCACAACCATCGCTACGGACTGTCCGACGCGGTCATGATGAAGGACAACCATCTGGCGGCGCTCGCCGCGCGCGGCATCGACCTGGCCGGCGCGATCCGCCACGTGCGCGAACAGGTGGGCCACACCACGCATATCGAAGTGGAAGTCGACCGCCTTGACCAGATTCCCGCCGTGCTCGCCGGCGGAGCGGACACCATCATGCTGGACAATTTCTCGCTCGACGACACCCGTCGCGGCGTGGAGCTCATCGACGGCAAGGCCATCGTGGAAGCCAGCGGCAACATGAGCCTGGAGCGAGTGCCAGCCGTGGCCGCCACCGGCGTGGACGTGATCTCCGTGGGTGCGCTCACCCACTCCGTGCGTAGCATCGACCTCGGATTGGATTGGAACTAG
- a CDS encoding cysteine desulfurase family protein, whose translation MADTPNTSSEAGELYLDAAATEPVSPAVIEAMTPFLTEAYANPASVHQPGKTAARALDAARASFAAALGARPDDVIFTSGGTESDNLAIKGIAMARMRKLGLRPVYGLDETDGKQLASSRPRIIISAIEHPAVAQSAAWLHEWFGFEVVRIPVDAQAHLDLDALERELDGEASERTTMVSTILANNEVGTVEPVEELVRIAHAHGVPIHVDAVQAAGQIPIRFRDWDVDALSVSGHKFGTPKGLGALLVRGRTPIEPVLSGGGQERGLRSGTQNVAGAVALAIGLNESNARMQAQYRELVASRDMLIDAVRRVVPRADLTGDPVRRLPGHASFVFPGVTGEALLVDLDARGIAASSGSACAIGRHEIPATLLAMGLEPSVAKSALRMTFRRPLAREQIERVSLALEESYAGLTRR comes from the coding sequence ATGGCCGATACCCCCAACACGTCCAGCGAAGCCGGCGAACTGTACCTGGACGCCGCCGCCACCGAACCAGTGAGCCCGGCAGTCATCGAGGCCATGACCCCGTTCCTGACTGAGGCCTACGCCAATCCGGCCAGTGTGCACCAGCCTGGCAAAACCGCGGCCCGCGCGCTGGACGCGGCCCGCGCATCATTTGCCGCGGCATTGGGCGCCCGGCCGGATGACGTGATCTTCACCTCAGGCGGCACCGAATCGGACAATCTGGCCATCAAAGGCATTGCCATGGCCCGCATGCGCAAGCTGGGCCTGCGGCCGGTCTACGGACTCGACGAAACCGATGGCAAACAGCTGGCAAGCAGCCGCCCGCGCATTATCATTTCCGCTATCGAGCACCCGGCCGTGGCCCAATCGGCGGCATGGCTGCACGAATGGTTCGGTTTCGAAGTCGTGCGCATTCCCGTGGATGCGCAAGCACATCTCGATCTCGACGCACTTGAACGCGAGCTCGACGGCGAGGCCAGCGAACGTACCACGATGGTCTCCACCATACTTGCCAACAACGAGGTCGGCACCGTGGAACCCGTGGAGGAACTGGTCCGCATCGCCCATGCGCACGGCGTGCCCATCCATGTGGACGCCGTACAGGCCGCCGGCCAGATTCCGATTCGTTTTCGTGACTGGGATGTGGACGCTCTGTCCGTATCCGGACACAAATTCGGCACGCCCAAAGGTCTGGGCGCACTGCTGGTACGCGGCCGCACGCCCATCGAACCGGTGCTGTCCGGCGGCGGGCAGGAACGCGGCCTGCGCTCCGGCACACAGAACGTGGCCGGTGCCGTGGCGCTCGCCATCGGACTCAATGAATCGAATGCGCGCATGCAGGCGCAGTACCGTGAATTGGTCGCGTCCCGAGACATGCTCATCGATGCGGTTCGCCGGGTCGTGCCCCGCGCCGACCTGACCGGCGACCCCGTGCGCCGTCTGCCCGGTCATGCCTCCTTCGTCTTTCCCGGCGTCACCGGCGAGGCGCTGCTCGTCGACCTGGACGCGCGTGGCATCGCTGCCTCATCCGGCTCGGCCTGCGCCATCGGGCGCCACGAGATTCCTGCCACGTTGCTGGCGATGGGCCTCGAACCGTCCGTCGCCAAATCGGCATTGCGCATGACGTTCCGCAGGCCATTGGCCCGCGAGCAGATCGAACGGGTCAGCCTGGCCCTCGAAGAGTCCTATGCCGGCCTGACCCGGCGTTGA
- the typA gene encoding translational GTPase TypA yields MAVRGDIRNVAIVAHVDHGKTTLVNAMLQQSHVFSEREEVPDRVMDSNDLEREKGITILAKNTAVEYTGPLAAKYGHPEGITLNIIDTPGHADFGGEVERGISMVDGVVLLVDASEGPLPQTRFVLRKALEAKLPVILCVNKVDRPDARIEEVVGETSDLLLGLADDVQHEGIDLNLDQLLEMPVIYCAAKAGYASVNQPADGGLPDNDNLEPLFEAIISTIPAPEYEEGAPLQAHVANIDSSDFLGRLGLVRIYNGTLEKGKTYGLSRVDGSLENFRVSELLRTQGLERTPVESAGPGDIVAVAGVNDIMIGETIVDPNDPKPLPLIHVDDPAISMTFGTNDSPLAGTEGKDHKLTARMIKDRLDRELIGNVSIKVLPTDRPDAWEVQGRGELALAVLAEQMRREGYELTVGRPQVVTKKIDGVVNEPMENTTIDVPEEYMGTVTQLMADRKGRMDGMTNHGSGWVRLQFTVPSRGLIGFRTALLSATRGTGISSSISAGYAPWAGAITIRQNGSMVSDRKGIATPYAMQRLQARGNFFVEPQSPVYEGQVVGVNNKPDELDVNITLAKHMTNMRSSTADVLETLTPPIKMSLEESLDFANEDECVEVTPESIRVRKIILGREDWYKWRAKQRRQNAAQQGK; encoded by the coding sequence ATGGCGGTTCGTGGAGATATCCGTAATGTGGCGATTGTGGCTCACGTCGATCACGGCAAGACCACCCTGGTCAATGCCATGCTTCAGCAGTCGCACGTGTTTTCCGAGCGTGAGGAAGTGCCGGATCGTGTGATGGATTCCAACGATCTGGAACGCGAGAAGGGCATCACCATCCTCGCCAAGAACACGGCCGTGGAATACACCGGTCCGCTGGCCGCCAAGTACGGCCACCCGGAGGGCATCACCCTCAACATCATCGACACCCCCGGCCACGCCGACTTCGGTGGCGAGGTCGAGCGCGGCATCTCCATGGTCGACGGCGTCGTGCTGCTCGTGGACGCCTCCGAAGGCCCGCTGCCGCAGACCCGATTCGTGCTGCGCAAGGCCCTGGAGGCCAAGTTGCCGGTCATCCTGTGCGTGAACAAGGTCGACCGCCCCGACGCCCGTATCGAAGAGGTCGTCGGCGAAACCTCCGACCTGCTGCTCGGCCTGGCCGACGACGTGCAGCACGAGGGCATCGACCTGAACCTCGACCAGCTGCTGGAGATGCCGGTCATCTACTGCGCCGCCAAGGCCGGCTACGCCTCCGTGAACCAGCCCGCCGACGGTGGCCTGCCAGACAACGACAACCTCGAGCCGCTGTTTGAGGCCATCATCTCCACCATCCCGGCCCCCGAATACGAGGAAGGCGCCCCGCTGCAGGCTCACGTGGCCAACATCGATTCCTCCGACTTCCTCGGCCGACTCGGTCTGGTCCGTATCTACAACGGCACCCTTGAGAAGGGCAAGACCTACGGCCTGTCCCGTGTGGACGGCTCCCTCGAGAACTTCCGCGTCTCCGAACTGCTGCGCACGCAGGGCCTCGAGCGCACCCCGGTCGAGTCCGCGGGCCCCGGCGACATCGTGGCCGTTGCCGGCGTTAACGACATCATGATCGGCGAGACCATCGTCGACCCCAACGACCCGAAGCCGCTGCCGCTCATCCATGTGGACGATCCGGCCATCTCCATGACCTTCGGCACCAACGACTCCCCGCTGGCCGGCACCGAGGGCAAGGACCACAAGCTCACCGCCCGCATGATCAAGGATCGTCTGGACCGCGAGCTCATCGGCAACGTCTCCATCAAGGTGTTGCCCACCGACCGCCCCGACGCCTGGGAGGTCCAGGGCCGTGGCGAGCTGGCGCTGGCCGTGCTCGCCGAGCAGATGCGTCGCGAAGGCTACGAGCTGACCGTCGGCCGTCCGCAGGTGGTCACCAAGAAGATCGACGGCGTGGTCAACGAGCCGATGGAAAACACCACCATCGACGTGCCAGAAGAGTACATGGGCACCGTCACCCAGCTCATGGCCGACCGCAAGGGACGCATGGATGGCATGACCAACCACGGCTCCGGCTGGGTCCGTCTGCAGTTCACCGTGCCGTCCCGTGGCCTGATCGGCTTCCGCACCGCGCTGCTCTCCGCCACTCGCGGCACCGGCATCTCCTCCTCCATCTCCGCCGGCTACGCGCCGTGGGCCGGCGCCATCACCATCCGTCAGAACGGTTCCATGGTTTCCGACCGCAAGGGTATCGCCACCCCATACGCCATGCAGCGTCTGCAGGCCCGTGGCAACTTCTTCGTCGAACCGCAGTCCCCGGTGTACGAGGGCCAGGTCGTGGGCGTGAACAACAAGCCCGACGAGCTGGACGTGAACATCACGCTGGCCAAGCATATGACCAACATGCGTTCCTCCACCGCCGACGTGCTGGAGACCCTGACCCCGCCGATCAAGATGAGCCTTGAGGAGTCCCTGGACTTCGCCAACGAGGACGAGTGCGTGGAGGTCACCCCGGAGTCCATCCGCGTGCGCAAGATCATCCTCGGCCGTGAGGACTGGTACAAGTGGCGCGCCAAGCAGCGCCGCCAGAACGCCGCGCAGCAGGGTAAGTAA